A genomic window from Salvia miltiorrhiza cultivar Shanhuang (shh) chromosome 5, IMPLAD_Smil_shh, whole genome shotgun sequence includes:
- the LOC130987002 gene encoding uncharacterized protein LOC130987002 gives MVCFCFLVDQKSVVRRSKPAAGTCSRCRHGATVADMQTSTRFCYIPFYCKSWKAIICSFCGSILKSYR, from the coding sequence ATGGTTTGCTTCTGTTTCCTGGTGGATCAGAAGAGCGTCGTACGGCGGAGCAAGCCGGCAGCGGGGACGTGTTCGCGGTGCCGCCACGGCGCAACGGTGGCCGACATGCAAACCTCAACTAGGTTTTGCTACATCCCCTTTTATTGCAAGTCATGGAAGGCTATCATATGCAGTTTCTGCGGGAGCATTCTCAAATCCTACAGATGA
- the LOC130987001 gene encoding uncharacterized protein LOC130987001 — translation MASCNQGVESGSSEGRRNKRERSDKTRRSWSAKEEAVLLAALKELVAQGWKFDNGFRAGFLTKLEDALKKEVPGTDLKASPHINSKIGTWKKNYYSLSAMLTRSGIGFSANGDHMIDCNNDQWEQIVKCDSNARLMRYKSWPLFDDWKEIFGKDRATGEKVEDFMEVVNKMVGSDNIMHEENAGDDGPHYQFDEENETDAAEDSVCQSSGGANGRSAKKKRRGDEVMDGFYELLVELGRNSDKRLEAIAARIGYEFDLSKARTEVYHTVNTLPGVTRSDKFEVCEILCDKVERLELFFSLPMEARVDYLMRVLETRGK, via the exons ATGGCTTCATGCAATCAAG GTGTTGAGTCAGGGAGTAGTGAGGGTCGTCGCAATAAAAGGGAAAGGTCTGACAAGACTCGACGATCGTGGTCGGCGAAGGAAGAGGCTGTATTGCTGGCTGCTCTTAAGGAATTAGTGGCTCAAGGATGGAAGTTCGACAATGGCTTCCGTGCAGGTTTTCTTACCAAACTCGAGGATGCTCTGAAGAAGGAGGTTCCCGGCACCGATTTGAAGGCCTCTCCTCACATTAACTCAAAAATTGGGACTTGGAAGAAGAACTATTATTCCTTGTCTGCAATGCTAACACGTAGTGGGATTGGCTTCAGTGCAAATGGAGACCATATGATTGATTGCAATAATGATCAATGGGAACAAATAGTCAAG TGTGACAGCAATGCGCGTCTTATGCGTTATAAAAGCTGGCCTTTGTTTGACGATTGGAAGGAGATTTTTGGGAAAGACAGAGCCACTGGAGAGAAAGTTGAGGACTTTATGGAGGTAGTTAACAAGATGGTTGGGAGCGACAACATAATGCATGAAGAGAACGCTGGAGACGATGGACCACATTACCAATTTGATGAGGAGAATGAGACTGATGCGGCAGAGGACAGCGTCTGCCAGAGCAGTGGAGGTGCTAACGGGAGGTCTGCAAAGAAGAAGCGTAGAGGAGATGAAGTAATGGATGGGTTCTACGAGCTGCTAGTGGAACTCGGCAGAAATAGTGACAAGAGGCTGGAGGCAATTGCCGCTCGCATAGGCTACGAGTTCGATTTAAGCAAAGCACGGACTGAAGTGTACCATACTGTGAACACACTTCCAGGCGTGACAAGGAGTGACAAATTCGAAGTCTGTGAAATACTTTGTGACAAGGTGGAGCGACTGGAGCTTTTTTTTAGTCTCCCGATGGAAGCAAGGGTTGATTATTTGATGCGCGTTCTTGAAACTCGTGGGAAGTGA